In one Musa acuminata AAA Group cultivar baxijiao chromosome BXJ2-5, Cavendish_Baxijiao_AAA, whole genome shotgun sequence genomic region, the following are encoded:
- the LOC135612643 gene encoding RNA polymerase II C-terminal domain phosphatase-like 3, whose product MRVPGSSRFFLNPSEKETLARMARDRPRGGRATEGEASDGDSSESLEEISADDFKKDTRTGRSGVWMGYRMSNNYGPSLYSFAWAQAVQNKPLGLDLMPMTGGDLASKNDTSDRSAKEESCDVIVEDISQDGDDGMELEEGELEEGEIELGMEPVADEMTEVSSDKLENEPEKKETDGEESEDMGDFDRRVSLILEELETITIDEALASFEDVCLRLRKSFEDLKPMFTGIESSDTVLNALVQQAFMGIQTAYSVLNSDTFQRKELNQQLLLRLLIHIKNQYSVLLTSEQVKEIDTLVNLLVFEDHNKEKEQHGGTGNNNLNLSKEPGISSDGLVSLGKPYLAPKAVSLPMLGLPMPPRNRVEFSPLLDLHADYDEDSLPSPTREAMPRFPVPKPVGHAMVPVLSSQSITAKSEEAEGATSQLYVTDALKAVSFYQQKYGKNSILSNNRLPSPTPSEEGDKGDESLEEVSSSSVAGNAKTFYTATQQVSKSSSNATHTNSSPVDHCPVKLAEQVQSRTKPAVKPALKRRDPRLRFMNNEVRGPSEERSGIRCNAPDDGFLGGTINARKHKIADESAAVVDQTTKRQRNGSMSSRNLHVISGSSEWLEGDSIIPQPSERSQVNENLHVDIRKAGTGEVGFDKEPNSNANFSMLNGLKPNSSSNPAGPISLPSLLKAVNPTILVQLLKMEQQRLAAENQQNVTTSTSDITNVSSVSGLPGAVFSVISTPVRSNEPGQNQLGISQVSPQSASMSSQNDLGRIRMKPRDPRRILHNNIVQKNEVVASEQNNINGATAGPQGTMGHLTAREAGEQAQSNILPTQFSPPPDRSEELTKNLPIIVSSLQLTTTSPTIPHGNSQPISSKGNQMDVKLALAEVNDPKTVSDVLSERSAGVSESTNLWGDVDHLLDGYNDEQKAAIQRERARRIVEQNKMFAARKLCLVLDLDHTLLNSAKFVEVDPVHEEILRRKEEQDREKPQRHIYCFQHMGMWTKLRPGIWNFLEKASKLYELHLYTMGNKLYATEMAKVLDPTGSLFSGRVISKGDDGDPLNGDERVPKSKDLDGVLGMESAVVIIDDSVRVWPHNKLNLIVVERYTFFPSSRRQFGLLGPSLLEIDHDERPEDGTLASSLAVIERIHQNFFSHHSIKDADVRNILASEQRKILTGCRIVFSRVFPVGEANPHLHPLWQTAEQFGAVCTSQIDEQVTHVVANSLGTDKVNWALSTGRFVVHPGWVEASALLYRRVNEHDFAVKAVT is encoded by the exons ATGCGCGTCCCTGGATCCAGTCGATTCTTCTTGaaccccagcgagaaggaaaccctAGCTCGGATGGCGAGGGACCGCCCCCGCGGAGGCCGCGCGACGGAAGGGGAGGCGTCCGACGGCGACTCGTCGGAGTCGCTGGAGGAGATCTCTGctgatgatttcaaaaaggacacgAGGACCGGGAGATCTGGGGTTTGGATGGGGTACCGCATGTCGAACAACTACGGACCCAGCCTCTACAGCTTTGCGTGGGCGCAGGCCGTGCAGAACAAGCCGCTGGGGTTGGATTTGATGCCAATGACGGGTGGTGATCTCGCCTCGAAGAATGACACTAGTGATAGGTCCGCGAAGGAGGAATCTTGTGATGTGATTGTAGAGGATATCAGTCAGGATGGCGATGATGGAATGGAGTTGGAGGAAGGGGAGTTGGAGGAAGGGGAGATTGAGCTTGGGATGGAGCCCGTGGCTGATGAAATGACAGAGGTTTCTTCTGATAAACTGGAGAATGAGCCAGAAAAGAAGGAAACTGATGGGGAGGAATCAGAAGATATGGGGGATTTTGACAGGCGTGTGAGCCTAATTCTGGAGGAGTTAGAGACCATAACCATCGATGAGGCATTGGC ATCCTTCGAGGATGTATGTTTGCGATTGCGTAAGTCttttgaagacttgaaaccaATGTTTACAGGGATAGAGAGCTCAGACACAGTGCTAAATGCTCTTGTCCAACAGGCTTTTATGGGAATTCAAACAGCTTATTCT GTGCTTAATTCAGATACATTTCAGAGAAAGGAGCTGAATCAACAATTGTTGTTGAG GTTGCTGATTCACATAAAAAACCAGTATTCTGTTCTTTTAACATCTGAACAAGTAAAAGAG ATTGATACTCTAGTTAATTTATTAGTTTTTGAGGATCATAATAAAGAGAAAGAGCAGCATGGTGGGACTGGGAACAACAATTTGAATTTGTCTAAAGAACCTGGCATCTCTTCTGATGGTTTAGTTTCTTTGGGAAAACCATATTTGGCTCCAAAAGCAGTTAGTTTGCCAATGCTGGGGTTACCTATGCCCCCTAGGAATAGAGTGGAGTTTAGTCCATTGCTGGATCTTCATGCAGATTATGATGAAGATAGTCTTCCTTCTCCCACACGAGAGGCCATGCCACGATTTCCTGTACCAAAGCCCGTTGGTCATGCAATGGTGCCAGTTTTATCTTCTCAGTCAATAACTGCCAAAAGTGAAGAAGCTGAAGGTGCCACGTCACAATTATACGTAACTGATGCTCTTAAGGCTGTCTCATTTTACCAACAGAAATATGGAAAGAATTCCATTTTGTCAAATAACCGGCTTCCAAGCCCAACTCCCTCAGAGGAGGGTGACAAAGGTGATGAGTCTCTTGAAGAAGTATCCAGTTCTTCAGTTGCTGGTAATGCTAAAACTTTTTATACAGCAACACAACAGGTTTCCAAGTCCAGCAGCAATGCTACCCATACAAATAGCTCACCTGTGGATCATTGTCCTGTTAAGCTGGCTGAGCAAGTTCAGTCCAGAACTAAACCTGCTGTAAAGCCTGCATTAAAGAGGAGAGATCCAAGGCTTAGGTTCATGAATAATGAAGTCAGAGGCCCTTCAGAAGAAAGGAGTGGTATCAGATGTAATGCCCCAGATGATGGGTTTTTGGGAGGAACAATTAATGCTAGGAAGCACAAGATTGCTGACGAGTCTGCTGCTGTGGTGGACCAGACCACGAAAAGACAGAGAAATGGATCTATGAGCTCCAGAAATTTGCATGTAATATCAGGTAGCAGTGAGTGGCTAGAAGGTGATAGTATTATTCCTCAACCAAGTGAAAGGAGTCAAGTAAATgaaaatttacatgttgatattagaAAAGCAGGAACTGGAGAAGTTGGTTTTGATAAAGAACCCAATTCCAATGCTAATTTCAGCATGTtgaatggacttaaaccaaattcTTCaagtaatcctgctggtcctattTCTTTGCCTTCATTGCTGAAGGCTGTAAACCCAACAATCCTTGTGCAACTACTTAAAATGGAACAACAGAGACTAGCAGCAGAGAATCAACAGAATGTTACTACCTCAACAAGTGATATAACAAATGTTTCAAGTGTCAGTGGATTACCTGGGGCAGTTTTTTCAGTAATTTCTACTCCAGTTAGGTCCAATGAACCTGGACAAAACCAACTAGGAATCTCTCAGGTTTCTCCACAATCAGCTTCCATG AGCTCTCAAAATGACTTGGGGAGGATTCGCATGAAACCTCGTGATCCCCGCCGTATTTTGCATAATAATATTGTTCAGAAGAATGAGGTTGTTGCGTCTGAACAGAACAATATAAATGGAGCCACTGCTGGTCCTCAGGGCACCATGGGACATTTAACTGCCAGGGAGGCAGGAGAGCAGGCACAGTCCAACATTTTGCCTACTCAATTTAGTCCCCCACCTGATAGGTCTGAGGAGTTAACCAAGAATCTTCCAATCATTGTTTCTAGTTTACAGCTAACTACCACTTCCCCAACAATCCCCCACGGTAACAGCCAACCAATCTCAAGTAAAGGTAATCAGATGGATGTAAAGCTGGCTTTGGCAGAGGTGAATGACCCAAAGACCGTGTCTGATGTGCTTTCCGAAAGAAGTGCAGGAGTTTCAGAATCAACTAACCTTTGGGGGGATGTAGATCATCTACTTGATGGGTATAATGATGAACAAAAAGCAGCTatccagagagagagagcaagaagGATTGTGGAACAGAATAAAATGTTTGCTGCTAGGAAGCTTTGTCTTGTCCTTGATCTGGACCACACACTCCTTAATTCAGCTAAG TTTGTAGAAGTTGATCCAGTTCATGAAGAGATTTTGAGGAGGAAAGAAGAACAAGACAGGGAGAAGCCACAACGACATATTTACTGTTTCCAGCATATGGGAATGTGGACAAAATTGAGACCAGGCATCTGGAATTTTCTGGAGAAG GCTAGCAAGCTCTATGAACTGCATTTATATACCATGGGGAACAAGTTGTATGCCACTGAGATGGCAAAGGTGCTTGATCCAACTGGATCTTTGTTTTCTGGACGTGTCATCTCAAAGGGAGATGATGGTGATCCATTGAATGGTGATGAAAGGGTTCCCAAAAGCAAGGATCTTGATGGGGTTTTGGGTATGGAATCTGCTGTGGTGATTATTGATGATTCTGTGAGGGTCTGGCCGCATAACAAACTCAACTTGATTGTTGTAGAGAG ATATACTTTCTTCCCCAGTAGTAGGCGTCAATTTGGACTTCTCGGGCCTTCACTTCTTGAAATTGATCATGATGAAAGGCCAGAAGATGGGACTCTTGCTTCTTCGTTGGCG GTCATCGAACGAATTCACCAGAACTTCTTCTCACATCACTCCATAAAAGATGCTGATGTTAGAAATATACTTGCCTCAGAGCAGCGCAAGATTCTCACTGGTTGTCGTATTGTTTTCAGCCGGGTTTTCCCAGTTGGGGAAGCCAATCCACATCTACACCCCCTTTGGCAGACAGCCGAGCAGTTTGGTGCTGTCTGCACTAGCCAGATTGACGAACAGGTTACTCATGTTGTTGCCAATTCTCTTGGAACCGACAAG GTGAATTGGGCTCTCTCTACTGGAAGATTTGTTGTTCATCCTGGCTG GGTAGAAGCTTCAGCCCTTCTCTATCGGCGGGTGAACGAGCATGACTTTGCAGTCAAAGCTGTGACATGA